From a region of the Carbonactinospora thermoautotrophica genome:
- a CDS encoding LOG family protein, giving the protein MRRRQIQPSTTDQRLLDTRGPADWVHTDPWRVLRIQSEFVEGFGMLAELGPAVSVFGSARLGRHTPEYATAEKLGRALAEAGYAVITGGGPGLMEAANKGASEAGGVSVGLGIELPFEQGINKWVDIGINFRYFFVRKMMFVKYAQGFVGLPGGFGTMDELFEALTLVQTKKVTAFPIVLIGSAYWEGLLDWIRETMVTQGTVSPVDLDLISVTDDVEDAVRIIQQAEDHRPAEEAAVSALAAAERRAQD; this is encoded by the coding sequence CCGATCAGCGGCTGCTCGACACGCGGGGTCCGGCTGACTGGGTGCACACCGATCCCTGGCGGGTGTTGCGGATCCAGTCGGAGTTCGTCGAGGGATTCGGCATGCTCGCCGAACTCGGGCCGGCGGTGAGCGTGTTCGGCTCGGCTCGGCTCGGCCGGCACACGCCCGAGTACGCGACCGCTGAGAAGCTCGGTCGGGCGCTCGCCGAGGCCGGGTACGCGGTCATCACCGGCGGTGGGCCCGGCCTGATGGAGGCCGCGAACAAGGGCGCCTCCGAGGCCGGTGGCGTCTCGGTCGGGCTGGGCATCGAGCTGCCGTTCGAACAGGGCATCAACAAGTGGGTGGATATCGGCATCAACTTCCGGTACTTCTTCGTGCGGAAGATGATGTTCGTCAAATACGCTCAGGGTTTCGTCGGCCTGCCCGGCGGCTTCGGCACCATGGATGAGCTGTTCGAGGCCTTGACCCTGGTCCAGACGAAGAAGGTGACCGCCTTCCCGATCGTGCTGATCGGCAGCGCGTACTGGGAGGGACTGCTGGACTGGATCCGGGAGACCATGGTCACACAGGGCACGGTCTCCCCGGTCGACCTGGATCTGATCTCGGTCACCGACGACGTGGAGGACGCGGTGCGGATCATCCAGCAGGCCGAAGACCACCGACCGGCGGAGGAAGCCGCGGTCTCCGCGCTGGCCGCCGCGGAGCGGCGGGCCCAGGACTGA